In Afipia carboxidovorans OM5, the sequence CTGAGATCAATGACGGCATCGCCTCGACTGCCGCGGCACTCGGCGATCCCGCGCAGGTCGCGCCGTTCCTGCGCATTCCGGGCCTGTTGCGTTCGCGCGATGTCGAAGACTATCTGGTGTCGAAAGGCATCCAGACCTGGAGCGCGGATTTCCCCGCCGACGACTGGCATCGTATTTCGCCTGCCCGCGTGGCGCAGCTTGCGATCAGCCGGCTTGAAGCGAAGGGTCGCGGCATTCTCCTGCTGCACGATATTCAGGGGCGAACCGAGAAAGCACTGCCGATCATCCTGCACGAATTGAAGACGCGCGGCTATCGCGTGGTTCATGTCGTGCCGGCCACCAAGGATCTGCCGAAGACGCCGAGTGAGCCGTGGCAATGGCGGCTACATCCGGCCGCGCCTGCGACCGCAGATGCAAACACCATGCGTTTCCACTTCGCACCAAAGGCACCACAGCGCGCGGCAAAGTCCACGACGATGACGACGGCGCCTGCCGCGACGTCGGTGCCGGTGCATCACGGCAGCACTGGCGCTCTGTGGTGGCGCAACGATGCCAACGCGTCCGCTCAGGATGCGGCGATGGCACTCTTGTCGCCCGCCGTTCGCACATTCCGGTTCGACGAGACGCTACTTGCCGGACCATGGTCGCGCCTCAAATCCGCGTCCGCCCTCCCGCAGGAATGACGGCACAGCGAGCATCGTCTCGATTGCATGCGAAAAGCTTTTCATCCACCTGTGACGTAAAAGCCCTTTACGCCACCCCGCGTCTCACTAAGCTTCGATCAGGTTGTCTTGATCGGATGGCGTATGGGTCGCCTCGTTCTGTTGCTGATCTGTCTCGTTACGGGTGGTGCGCCGGTTGCGGCACAGTCGTTCACCTCACTCGAGGCTGCCGCACGCGCGAGCGGCACACCGGATATTCCCGGTCTCAACATGGTCTGGCTAGTGCCGTGGGGCGACCGCGCCGATGCCAACCTCTGGCACAGCATCATCGTGCATCAGACCGAAGGCCCCGCAGGCTCTGCCTATCGCGGCGCGCTACGTCAGGCCCGCGACCCTGAAGGCCAGGGCACGACGATCTGGGTCGAGACCGACGGTACCGTCTACTGGGCGGTCGGCGAATGGGCAACGCCCAAGCATGTGCGGCACAGCGGCAACCGCAACGACAATAAATATATCGACAATGGCGACACGTTCCGCCTGACGCCGAACAACAATTCGATCGGAATCGAATTCGCAGGCAACTATCCGAATGTCCGCAAACCGGTGACGGATGCGCAGGTCGAGGCATGGCGCATTCTCGTGCGTGTCCTGCAGATCCGCTACGGTATCCCGACCGATCGCATCTTCGCGCACAACTGGGTGGACTATAAGGACCGCCGCTACTGCGAAGGCTGCGCGCTCGCCACCATGGCGCGCACGCAAGGCGCCGAGATCGCTCTGCAGAAAACGACGGAGTGATCGCAGCCGCTACACAATAACAAACGGAGGAAACACCATGCCCAACCTTCATCCCTTCGCGAACGCCTCCCTCATGCTCTCACGCAGAGACACGCTTCTCGGTTCGGCCGCACTGATGGCCGCAACCACTCTGCCGAAATCAGGTTGGGCCGCACCGGACGCCTCCGCCCTCGCCCGCTCCAAGAAAGGCATGGTAACGAGCCCGCACGAACTCGCGACGCGCGCAGGTCTCGAAGTGCTGCAGAACGGCGGCAACGCCATCGAGGCAGCGATCGCGATCGGCGCGACGCTGTCCGTCACCTACCCGCATTTCTGCGGGCTCGGCGGCGACGCCTTCATGGTGATCAGCGACCGCAACGGCAATGTCCGCACGCTCTCCGGCGTCGGTCAGGCCGCGGCCAATCCTCCCGACTACAAGGATTCGATCCCAATCCGCGGCCCGCAATCCGCGCTCACCGCGGCTGCCGCTGTCGACACCTGGGATCAGGCGTTCGATTTCAGCCGCAAATCGTGGGGCGGCAAGCAAAGCTGGGAGTCGCTGTTCAAGCGTCCGATCGAATATGCGCGCGACGGCTTTCCGGTCACGCCTTCGCAGAAGTTCTGGCAGACGTTTCAGGAAAAGAACCTCAAAGATTGGCCCGACATCCAGCGCATCTTCATGCCGAACGGGAAGATTCCCGAAGTCGGCGAAAAGCTCGCGCAGCCGCAGCTTGCGAATTCGCTGGAGATGCTTGCCAAGAACGGTGGCCGCGATTTCTATGAGGGCAAGCTCGCCGAGCGCATCGCCGCCGGTCTCAAGGCGATGGGCTCGCCTCTCACCGCAAGCGATCTGGCGCGGTGCCGGGCGCGCGACGAGGCGCCGCTCCGTGTCAAATATCGTGGCGGCGAACTGCTCGGCCTGCGCCCGCCGACGCAAGGCATCACGACGCTGGAGATCATGGGCATCCTCGAGCGTTTCGAGCTTTCAAAATATCCCGAGGGCAGCGCTGACTTCTATCACCTGCTCGTTGAGGCGGTGAAACCGGCCTTTATCGACCGCAACCGCTACATCGCCGATCCGGAATTTGTCGACGTGCCGGTGAACTTCCTGCTCTCGAAGGAGAACCTCGACGCTCACGCCAAGGCGATCGACCTTGCGAAGGCGGCCGCGTGGCCGCACGTCTTCAAGAAGGCCGACACCGTCTACATCGGCGCGACCGATTCCAACGGCAACTGCGTGAGCATGCTGCAGACCGTCTATTACGATTGGGGCAGCGGCTTCGTCGCCGGCGACACCGGCATTCTCTGGCACAACCGCGGCGCCTCGTTCCGAATCGATCCGAAGAGTCCGAACCGGCTCGAGCCCAGCAAGCGGCCGTTCCACACGCTCAACCCGGGCATGTATCTCAAGGGCGGCAAGCCGCGCATTCTCTACGGCACGCAAGGTGCCGACGGCCAGCCGCAGACGCTCGCCGCCGTGCTCACGCGTCTCATCGACTACAACATGGACCCGCTCACCGCGCTTGCGCGGCCGCGCTTCCTGCTCGGCAAAACCTTCTCCGACACCCGCGACAGCCTGAAGCTCGAGCAGGATGCAGGCGAAGCCGTGTTCAAGGAGCTTGCCGCGCGCGGGCACGAGATGAGTCCGATCCCGGCACAGAGCCCACTCGCCGGCCACCCCGGCGCGATCAAGATCGACGAGGACGGCACCATCACCGGTGCGCACGATCCGCGCAGCGATGGCCGCGCGCTCGCGCTGTAATGAACGGAATGCTGGATTGAACAACGAACTGCGGCGGCAGCCTTTGCGCTTCCGCCGCAGTGCTATCTGGAAGGAAGGATAACGCGCCGAGTGATCGGCAAACTCGACGACCTAGTCGTCGAGGAGGAACGTCACGTTCATGTTGACCCGGAAGCCGGTGATCTTGCCGTCCTTGATCTGAACGTTCTGCTCCTTGATCCAGGCACCTTCGATATTGCTGACCGTCTTCGCCGCGCGCTTGATCCCCTCGGTAATCGCATCCTCAAAACTCTTCTGCGACAACGACGTAATTTCGATGACTTTGGCTACCGACATCCGAAGCTCCTGTTTCGCCCAAACACGGGGCTAACGGACTCGGCGTTGGAAAAGTTCCATTTCTGTCGGCTTCAATGCGGGCCGCGGATGCCGCTACGAGGTCGCGCGATCGGCGCGCAGCGAACGCCCCTATTGCGTCCAGGAGCAAGCAAACGTCTCTTGCAAATCTTGTAAAAAATGACAGAGCCGCCCGGGCGTTACGCCGTGCGGCTCTCCCACGCGACTGTCGGCTCAAGATCCGATTCCGCCGCTTCATTGAGACCAAGGCTGAGCTTCCGTGGTTAATGAGCGGTTAAGACAATCGCCTCGATTTGACGCACCGCCCTTGCGGCGCCGCTCATGATACGTCTGCGGACGATGTGCCGAGGCGGCGCGACCAGTCCTCAGTCCGCCCTGAAGACAACCGCGCCTCCGCAAGCCGCCGCCAGTTCGGCGGTAGACCGGGAAGGCTTGCGAGCTCGGCGAGCGCCGGGCGATTCATTCGGTCGTGATAGAGAAGATGCGACGTCCGCGCGAGTGTCCACGCCGGATTGGGCCGCGCCACCAGTGTGCCGCGATCCCCTGCCGCAACGAGGCCCGGCTCGATCACGCGGAAGTACCAGCCGGTGCGCCCGCTATCTTGCACACGGCGCGCCATGTCCGGCACGTCGAAGCGAATGTTCAATTTCCAGCACGGCTGACGGCCCTGGCTGACCGCGACCAGCGCCGAGCCGATCCGCCAACGGTCGCCGAGACAGAGGTCGGCCTCGTCGGCTCCCTCGACCACAAGGTTTTCGCCAAACGCGCCGGGGCGGAAGCGATCGGCGCGCGTAGGCAGATCGCTGATCCATTCGGGAAGGTGAGACACCGAATAAGCGTGGATGGCCTTGTCCGGGCCGCCATGGTGCCGGGTGTCACCCTGCTCGTCGCCCTCGAAGCCAAGGCCGCCGACAGGAAGCGCCCCTTCGACCTTCTGCTTGTCGATGGCGCTCATCGCGCCTGACGAGCCCAGCGGTCCCACGCGCCCGGTCCGCAATTCGAGAATCTGGAAATCCGGCATTCGTCCTGTGCCCGCGCGCGCCCTGAGCAAACGGGAAGCGCCTTATCCATGCAAAGAGCAGCCGAGGCGGCAAAACACAGCTCAAATGCGGTTCAAGGCAGGCCCGCGCGACGTATGGCTTCTGCGGCCCGTCCCATGGCCAACGTCATGCTCATATATATAAAAAGACCCCGTAAGCCATTACGGCCACGGGGCTTTTTAATTTGGTGCGCTCGAGAGGACTCGAACCTCCACGGTGTTACCCACTGCCACCTCAAGGCAGCGCGTCTACCAATTCCGCCACGAGCGCTTTTGCGACCAGCCCGGAACCGGGCTTCACAGGTCAAAGCCTGCTTCGTCACGGCGCCGATGTAACAAATGGATTATGCCGGGACAAGGGCTTGTAGAGGTTTGCCCCACAGCCACATGGAATGACGGCTGACTAGCGGTGATCCGCCATTTTCGGCAGCATTCGCTTGACCTCGACCGCAATCCGGTTGCGGTTGACGACAACGGCCCCCGAGGCGACCGGCAGGTTATTGGCCAGCACCTTGACCTCGTCCTGCTCGGTGGCGTCAAGTTCGATGATGGCGCCGCGGCTCAGCCGCATAACCTGGTGAATCGGCATTTTGGTGGTGCCGAGCACCACCATGAGATCGACGGATACGTTATCGAGTGTCGCCACTGGCCCAGACCCAAAAATACTGCTTTCCGCAGATCACCACGCTATGGTGAACCAATGGTTAACGCGCGCGACACCCTCATTTCATTGCCCTTTTCAGCCGCATCGGGCCCCGGCGTCGAGTGGCGGATCACGGACTCGTATGTCGCCTATGAGGACGCCCTTGCCGCCATGGAGGCGCGCGCCGCGGCGATCGCGGACGGCACCGCGCCCGAACTCGTCTGGCTTCTCGAGCACCCGCCACTCTACACCTCCGGCACCAGCGCCAAAGCGTCTGATCTGATCGAGGCGCGCTTTCCAGTGTTTCCCTCCGGGCGCGGTGGCCAGTTCACCTATCACGGCCCCGGCCAGCGGGTCGTCTATCTGATGCTCGACCTGAAGCACCGCCGACCGGACGTGCGGGCCTATGTCGCCAACCTCGAAGAGCTCATCATCACGACGCTCGCGGCCTTCAACGTCCGCGGCGAGCGCCGGGAGGATCGCGTCGGCGTCTGGGTGAAACGCCCGGATAAGGGCGATGGCTATGAGGACAAGATCGCCGCGATCGGCGTGCGGCTGAAGCGCTGGGTGTCGATGCACGGCATCGCCATCAACGTTGAGCCGGAGCTGTCGCATTTCGCCGGCATTGTGCCGTGCGGAATCGAGGATTCGCGTTACGGCGTCACCAGCCTCGCTGATCTCGGGCTACCGGTCACGATGCATGATGTCGACATCGCGCTTCGGCAGGCGTTTGAGCAGGTGTTCGGAGAGGTGCATGGCGTGGCCGATCAAATGGCTGAGACGACGAATTGAGTTTCGCCCCGACTGCCCTGCCCGCCTCTCACGTGGCCCAACGAAGCTTCAATAAAAAAACCAAGGCCGCACGCGGCGGCCTGGCTTTGATGAGTTCCTCGTTAGTTTCGCCGAGGGCTTAGCCCGGGAACGGTGCGCGGGCACAGAGCTTGTTGCCGTCGGGATCGCGCAGATAGGCAAGGTACACTTTCTTTCCGCCGGAGACGCGCACGCCCGGAGGATCCTCGATGCTGGTGCCGCCGTTGGCGACGCCCGCGGCGTGCCACGCATCCACCACCGCCGGGTCCTTCATCAAAAGGCCGATAGTGCCGCCATTGGCGGAGCTCGCGGGCTTGCCGTCGATTGGCTTCGTCACCAGAAAGCGCGCGCCGTCCTTGCTGTACGCAACGCGGCCCTTGGCGTCGATCTCCCCGGCCGCCCCGCCGGCCGCGGTGAACACCGCGTCATAGAATTTCTTGGCCGCCTGGAGGTCATTCGAACCTACCATAACGTGACAGAACATATTCCAAACTCCCATTTCTGCAGGTGAAATGATCTACGCCCCATGCATATTCTTGCTGAACGCGCGAGACAACACGGAAGAGACCGCCAAGGGAAAACTCAAAGTCGCAGGCGCCTTCCCCGCGTAGCAGACCTCGCTAGCGGAAGACCGCGCTTATCTCTCGTGCCGCGATGAAACTCCACGCAGTGAGGGTTCGCCCGCGCGTTCACCGCAGAACGCGGGCTGCAGGTTTGACACTCAGGGGCCGCGTCGGCGGGCACCGACATCGTCGAGCCGCTTCGGGCCATCGGGACTGCCCGGCGTGGCAGATGGACCAACCATGATCGCCGCGATCTCGCGCGTGGCGCCGGTCACGCCCCACAGCGACAACGTCACCGGGAAGGTCCAGCGGCGGGTGCCGGGCACTTTCCGCGCGATCTCCGCCATCCAGGCATCGCAGCGCGGCTCGCCGGCGAAACACAGCGCGCTCCAACCCTTGGCGAAGGTGCCGTCCGCCGGGAGCGCAGCAAAGGCAAACGATCGTCCGTAAAGCGGATGATCGGGGCTATAGAACTCCGTGGCGAAGGCGAGGCCATCGTCCCCGCTCACGCGCGCAAGCGGCACGCCGTACGCCTCACGCCATGCGGAGGCGAGTTCCAGCGCCGCACCACGATAGAAATCCCGACCACTCTGGTTCGGATGCGCATTCCGATAAAGCGCGTGCAATGGCGATGCAAGCACGGCGCACAGAAACAAGCCTCCGACCATGGTCGCGAGATTAACCGTCTCGCGGCGGGGAATCTCGAACCGCAAGGCGCCAACCAGAATCAGGATGACGAGAAACAGGCCCTGGAAGTGCCACGTCGCCGGCAGATCGCTGCCGACACCAACGACCATCACGATCGGCATCAGGATGCTCGCGGCGAAAACAAGCAGGAGGAGAAACAACCCCGAAGGAAGTTCTTTCAGGTTGCGCCCCCACTCCCGCAGGTGGGAGCGAAGCATGACGCAGAGGCTGATAACGGGAAACAGAAGGTAAGCGATATTCGTCACGGCAAACAGCGCCGCATCCCGAAGCGACTGATTACCATCTCGTGCGATGTGCGTATGGACCGCATATTGGAACGGCAGAAAATCGTTCTGCGCGAGCCAGTAGACGTGTGGCGCGATCCCGATCAGCCCGCAGGCAACCGAGATCCATGGCGCGCGCGACAGCAGGTATCGCTTGCGGTCGGGATGAAGGAAGGCGGCGGCGACAAATCCGATGATCAGAAAGATCGAATAATATTTGCCGAGCATCGCCAGCGCGCAAAGGAAGCCCGCTGCAGCCGCCCAGCCCGCCGTGCGCTCCTCGAACGAGCGCAGAAAGCAATAGGTCGCAAACGGCCAGACCGCGAGCATAATACTGTTGGCGTTATATTTCTCGGCGTGAAACAGATAGACCGGCGTCAACAGCAGCAACAACAGGATCACGGCCCGCTTGTCGCCTTGCATGAAGCGGCGCGCGAGCAGGTCCACCGCGAACAGCGCAAGCCCGGCATTGACCATCGCGAGCAGCCGGAACGACCAGTCGGTCAGCGGGAAAACATCGGTCCAGAGATGGGCGACCCACCCCATCAGCGGCGGGTGCTTCCAGAATCCCCAGTCAAACGTCCGTCCGACTGCCCACGCCTCGAGGATGTCCATGTGCATGCCATGGACGTAGGCGACACTGAACCCGAGCGCCGCGAGGCCGACAAATCCAATGAGGAAAATTGGAATAGACCAGCCGGTCTCGATTTTGTCGAGCCACCGGACCAGCAAGGTCCGGACGCTGCGAAGAGGCGCCAGAATCAAGAGATCGCGCACGATGTCCCAGAAAGGAGAGGAATCAATAAATCGTGAAACACGTCACTGCTAAATGGCCGGCCGTAGCTTTACAAGCTGCGTTTCCTTTTGGCGCAGGCTTTCTTTCAATCAGACGGTCGGACGGCTGATGAAGCCCGCCACCCGGCCCTCGGCGTGCGCCTCCTCGGGCGCGGCATCCGCCTCGTCGATGCGGGTGACATGGGCGAACGGCGGCCCTGCCCGGCAGGCTTCGATCATTTCGGCCACAACCTCTGGCCGGCCGGAGACCAGAAGTTCGACCTCGCCACTTCGACGGTTACGGACCCAGCCATCGAGCCCGAGCCGGTTCGCCGTATCCTGCGCCCATGCGCGGTAGCCGACGCCCTGCACGCGGCCATGAATGAAAAGATGTCTCGTCACCTGCGCCATGAGGCCTGCCTAGTCTCGCCTGCCGGACAATGCAAAGCCGCCCGCGAGCCACGCTATTGGCATGGCTCGCGGGCGGCAAGATTCAAGGCCTATGGCAGAAAAGCTGTACGCTCAGCTCACGAGATCGATCATGCCGGGAAGCGATGCGACCACCGGCAGCGTCGCGGCGCCGATCAGGGACGCCACGAGCGTCTTCAGCACGCGGCTGTTGCGCCGCTTGCCGCGCATCTGCATGGCGATCCACTCCAGCACTTCGACATTGACGCCCACCGCGGTGGTCGGCGCCCAACTTTCGATCGCCGTGCCGGGCTGCAAGGCAACGGAGCGCGGCGGCACCGGCAGGCCGGAAGCAGCAGCTGCATGATGCACCACAGCCTTCGCCAGAAGGTCGTCGAACAGACCGTCGTCGGTGCGGTCGGCACCCGCCTCGCCAATCTG encodes:
- a CDS encoding VOC family protein, whose product is MFCHVMVGSNDLQAAKKFYDAVFTAAGGAAGEIDAKGRVAYSKDGARFLVTKPIDGKPASSANGGTIGLLMKDPAVVDAWHAAGVANGGTSIEDPPGVRVSGGKKVYLAYLRDPDGNKLCARAPFPG
- the ggt gene encoding gamma-glutamyltransferase, giving the protein MLSRRDTLLGSAALMAATTLPKSGWAAPDASALARSKKGMVTSPHELATRAGLEVLQNGGNAIEAAIAIGATLSVTYPHFCGLGGDAFMVISDRNGNVRTLSGVGQAAANPPDYKDSIPIRGPQSALTAAAAVDTWDQAFDFSRKSWGGKQSWESLFKRPIEYARDGFPVTPSQKFWQTFQEKNLKDWPDIQRIFMPNGKIPEVGEKLAQPQLANSLEMLAKNGGRDFYEGKLAERIAAGLKAMGSPLTASDLARCRARDEAPLRVKYRGGELLGLRPPTQGITTLEIMGILERFELSKYPEGSADFYHLLVEAVKPAFIDRNRYIADPEFVDVPVNFLLSKENLDAHAKAIDLAKAAAWPHVFKKADTVYIGATDSNGNCVSMLQTVYYDWGSGFVAGDTGILWHNRGASFRIDPKSPNRLEPSKRPFHTLNPGMYLKGGKPRILYGTQGADGQPQTLAAVLTRLIDYNMDPLTALARPRFLLGKTFSDTRDSLKLEQDAGEAVFKELAARGHEMSPIPAQSPLAGHPGAIKIDEDGTITGAHDPRSDGRALAL
- a CDS encoding polysaccharide deacetylase family protein — its product is MRSLVLRSAAAVLLTMPVALAQAAECPGYPDALGTSRTLVVDPAEHPRIGTMQYPETLPLNDHEVVLTFDDGPLPKHTKPVLDILSAQCVKATFFIVGRMATAYPQALREIRDAGHTIGTHTQNHPLRMNRMTIEENEAEINDGIASTAAALGDPAQVAPFLRIPGLLRSRDVEDYLVSKGIQTWSADFPADDWHRISPARVAQLAISRLEAKGRGILLLHDIQGRTEKALPIILHELKTRGYRVVHVVPATKDLPKTPSEPWQWRLHPAAPATADANTMRFHFAPKAPQRAAKSTTMTTAPAATSVPVHHGSTGALWWRNDANASAQDAAMALLSPAVRTFRFDETLLAGPWSRLKSASALPQE
- a CDS encoding glycosyltransferase family 39 protein; translated protein: MRDLLILAPLRSVRTLLVRWLDKIETGWSIPIFLIGFVGLAALGFSVAYVHGMHMDILEAWAVGRTFDWGFWKHPPLMGWVAHLWTDVFPLTDWSFRLLAMVNAGLALFAVDLLARRFMQGDKRAVILLLLLLTPVYLFHAEKYNANSIMLAVWPFATYCFLRSFEERTAGWAAAAGFLCALAMLGKYYSIFLIIGFVAAAFLHPDRKRYLLSRAPWISVACGLIGIAPHVYWLAQNDFLPFQYAVHTHIARDGNQSLRDAALFAVTNIAYLLFPVISLCVMLRSHLREWGRNLKELPSGLFLLLLVFAASILMPIVMVVGVGSDLPATWHFQGLFLVILILVGALRFEIPRRETVNLATMVGGLFLCAVLASPLHALYRNAHPNQSGRDFYRGAALELASAWREAYGVPLARVSGDDGLAFATEFYSPDHPLYGRSFAFAALPADGTFAKGWSALCFAGEPRCDAWMAEIARKVPGTRRWTFPVTLSLWGVTGATREIAAIMVGPSATPGSPDGPKRLDDVGARRRGP
- a CDS encoding dodecin family protein, which encodes MSVAKVIEITSLSQKSFEDAITEGIKRAAKTVSNIEGAWIKEQNVQIKDGKITGFRVNMNVTFLLDD
- the lipB gene encoding lipoyl(octanoyl) transferase LipB; this translates as MVNARDTLISLPFSAASGPGVEWRITDSYVAYEDALAAMEARAAAIADGTAPELVWLLEHPPLYTSGTSAKASDLIEARFPVFPSGRGGQFTYHGPGQRVVYLMLDLKHRRPDVRAYVANLEELIITTLAAFNVRGERREDRVGVWVKRPDKGDGYEDKIAAIGVRLKRWVSMHGIAINVEPELSHFAGIVPCGIEDSRYGVTSLADLGLPVTMHDVDIALRQAFEQVFGEVHGVADQMAETTN
- a CDS encoding FliM/FliN family flagellar motor switch protein — translated: MATLDNVSVDLMVVLGTTKMPIHQVMRLSRGAIIELDATEQDEVKVLANNLPVASGAVVVNRNRIAVEVKRMLPKMADHR
- a CDS encoding acylphosphatase, whose protein sequence is MAQVTRHLFIHGRVQGVGYRAWAQDTANRLGLDGWVRNRRSGEVELLVSGRPEVVAEMIEACRAGPPFAHVTRIDEADAAPEEAHAEGRVAGFISRPTV
- a CDS encoding MOSC domain-containing protein; amino-acid sequence: MPDFQILELRTGRVGPLGSSGAMSAIDKQKVEGALPVGGLGFEGDEQGDTRHHGGPDKAIHAYSVSHLPEWISDLPTRADRFRPGAFGENLVVEGADEADLCLGDRWRIGSALVAVSQGRQPCWKLNIRFDVPDMARRVQDSGRTGWYFRVIEPGLVAAGDRGTLVARPNPAWTLARTSHLLYHDRMNRPALAELASLPGLPPNWRRLAEARLSSGRTEDWSRRLGTSSADVS
- a CDS encoding peptidoglycan recognition protein family protein, with the protein product MGRLVLLLICLVTGGAPVAAQSFTSLEAAARASGTPDIPGLNMVWLVPWGDRADANLWHSIIVHQTEGPAGSAYRGALRQARDPEGQGTTIWVETDGTVYWAVGEWATPKHVRHSGNRNDNKYIDNGDTFRLTPNNNSIGIEFAGNYPNVRKPVTDAQVEAWRILVRVLQIRYGIPTDRIFAHNWVDYKDRRYCEGCALATMARTQGAEIALQKTTE